The DNA region GGTTTTGCAACGACTCATCATACCAACTGTGTAATTCCTAAACACACCAACTTCAAGTTTCTTGGCCAAATCTGGTATTTTATGTGGAGCCAAAACATCCCAAACCTGCATAACCTGAATAAACCTCGAATCTTTTCGAATGACATTTACTGACCAAACAAGAACTAGTGACCCCTTATTGACATTGTACATCTCCAAAAACTCTGAATTACAAGTTCCATTAATGTTAGGATTAGGACTAGGAAGACGCCATCCGGTTGAGAGTCTTTTCAGAAGAGAAATGACTTCTTTACAATgaccataattattttttctactcATGGTCTGTAAGAAATCATCACTGAAGTGAACCTGCCACAACAAGTTGAAAGAATTTAATTCATTGGAAAGAGTTTATTGAGTTAATTGAGACACAAGTCACACAACCAACCTTCCATTTGCCCCCCTGGAAAAGGGGAGAatcagatttaaataataaattgagatTATCGAGTTCGATAAGTGAAGATTGAATGGCATTAGATAGATTGTTATTGTCTAAGGCATTGAAGTAGCAACCCCTTTCTTTGGCATCAACAATCAAGTTTCTCCAGATTGAGCCACTATTGATCAAGGTTGCAGCATTACCCAATATCCACATTCCATACCTGAAGTACATTAGAAATAAGCTAaagaatgtattttttttttatttatgttttagaacAGAGATTTTTTATTCCATGCCTGGCTCGGGTTAAGGCTACATTAGCCCTTTGACAATTGGAAAGAAAACCTATGGATCCCTTCACATTGCATCTCACAGTTGATATAATTATCAAGTCCTCTTCCCCACCTTGAAAATCGTCAACTGAGCGAACTTTCACAGAGAAATTTCTATAATTATCGTACCAAATCTCGAGCCTGTTCTGAATGGCAATAACTTGAGCCTTGTAAGGTGATATGCAACCGATGCTGATCTTTTGTTTTGATGCAACTGATGCTGAGTATGGAAATATATAGAGAGTTATGTATGTAAGAATCTTACAATAGAATTTCTATTGATGGATATAGAGTTGTGAGTTATGAGTTATGAAATTAAAACTTGAATTGTACAATGGAAAGcagattattttttctttttattatgtACCTTTATGGAGGCGTTCAACGATCTCAGCTACAACGGCTACCTCAACCATGTTTTTACTACTATGTCCACCAAAATCTTCCTTACCGTCACGAATATCGATGAAAGAGTAGGAACCAAACATAGGTCCTTCGAGAAAATGTTTCTCGTATTGCCTCTTTATGACATTCGGGCCATTCAAAAGCTTGGCttgataaaattgtttgttTGGAAATAGGGAAATAGAAGGATGCATTCTATATTGGATATTGAGGAGATGTTTTGGCATACCTAAGATCACCATCCGTTCAAAGAGACTTCTCCCCATCTTAGCCTTGTTAGATATCTAAAGGTAGCATAAAGATTGAGAAAAACTATGATTATTCTATAAATTCAGCTCAATCCAAAACTATCAAacaaattgaattgaattagtGTTTAAAATGAACAGGTTGAGAAATTTGaaagatgaaaaattacctCACTTTGGACCATGGCAGGAAGTTGCTTATCGTCCCCTATAAGAATAGCATGTTTTAGACCAATGAGCTGCAAAGGGATTGTAGATTCACACTCTTTAAGTTGGGCGGCTTCATCCACAACTAATAGTTCCAATGGCATGTTTTCTTGGCTTTGCAAGTTGCAGGAGCTGGAGGCAGTGCAGAATAACAAGACAGCATTTTTCATGCAAAGACCTCGAAGGCTTTTGACTGAAACACCTTTGAGCAATTTCAGTTCTTGGAGGTTTTTAAGTATTTCAACACATTCCATCACTAGGAAATTGGCTTCTTTTCTCAAATCTTGATCTTGAATTGAACTCAGTAGCTCCACAAGTCTAATCATCTTTTCAACTGTGTCTGATGTTATCAAACTTGTTGGATAATGGGTATATAAACTCACTATATGCATAATGAGACTGTTTCGTATGGAGTTAAACTGTTTCACAAAGAATTCTTCAAATGGCATTGCTTGAACAtcattgtaataatataattccTTCCTCATGAACTGCCACCTCTTTTTCTTCATCAATAATATCCTTTCTCTAATCATGCTATGTACCTCCTTCATGGTACTAACAAATACGTCTTTCCCAGTTTTCATGTTTAATTTAttgtcttctatttttttttgtctggtGGCTAAATGGCGACGATACGCCTCTTGAGGGTCTTCAACCAGATTTATAAATGATCTTGCACTTCCCACCCACCCAGTTCGTGGATCCAAACAACGGGAAAGAACCAAAACACGATTATCCAAGAACACATGGAAAAGTTCGTCATGATCACGAATCTTCATTTTCTCAAAGTTACCAAACAAAACTATATCTCCCAACCGATAAGCATCTAATGGGAGTTCATCTCGAAACAAATCCATTAGCCGGGATGCCACTCCGACAACTGCAATGTTTGTGGGTGCACATGTAAGTGTTCTGCATTTCAACCTCTGTAGAACATACAACAGAGATGCAACCGTTTTCGTCTTACCTGTCCCAGGTGGGCCCCATATAAGTTTCACACTGTTACTATACTGACAATCCCTCCTAGCAATACATTCCAAAACTGCAGCCTTTTGTGAATCATCCAAATCAAACGAATTTAACAGAATTCTAGCAAGTGGGATAGAATTACTCTGTTTTTCTTCAAAGTCAGAGCAGCAGGAATTACAATGATCAGAAGAACTAGGATCGATGTGAagaacattttttaatattttttgccTTTCAGTATTTGAAGTATGCAATGAGGACCATATCCGCATATTTGTGTTCATGTTAGTCAGATAAACAACAAAGAGGCTATTATAATGAATACGGTCGAGATTGATAATGTTTGAGGCAAGTATGGAAATGCAATTAGGCATGTGGTTGGGAGCTTTGTGTTGAACTAGACCAAGAGTAAATGGCATTTTGCGTCCGCTCAgatcattaataaaatttggaTAGACTTCTGTGATGGCGAAGAGATCACCCACTTTCGGTTCATACAAAACATATTTCTTGTCCTCTTCAAGAATCTCACTCCCATTAGGATATAGAATATCGTATATATTCTGTTTGGACTCTtgttcctcctcttcttctttaaCAAAAGATTCTCTCCTGGccttctttttttctctctttttttcctTGTTACTCTTTTTTTCTATGGAAAATATTCTGCGAACAGGCACATTAGACAGTGTTTTGATACTGGAGGATAAATCGGCATGCATTTCCTCAATAAGTGGCATTTTGAACGAATCCAGGTATTCTTTCACAGATGAAAATGTCTTGGGAATTTCTATCACCTgtcaataacattaattaacaATGGTAAAAAgtagaaatatttaattatagactTACTCTTTGTAATTAGACCAGTTTAGATGTAAATGTCCATTTATACCACATTAAAATGTTGTgtattgtcacaaaatatttgGTATAAGGGGAGAGGCTTCCTCGTTTCGGTAGAGTCTATATTCATACTAGTAAAAATACTTCTATGAAGATCTTGCTATGTTCTTGCTTGTTCAAGTTACCATTGGGATTAGTTCAGACCTATTACAAACTGCAACAAGAATTAAGGAATTCTTTGAATCTATTATGGTATTGGAGCAGGTTACAGAAGAAAAAGAAGCAACGGAAAGAACCACGATAATGGGTGTACGACGAAAAAGAAATACATTATTAACCCCTTCTTCTACATATCGGGGATCTATACCAGGTTCGATGTTGTGCACAGAGACACTAACTAGAAGAATTTTTTTCGGATAAcataatgttagaatataatttatttgtaagatattatcacaatattataaattgtggtaattgattaatattatattatattagtttccttatatgttgattataatgtctatatataaTAGGCATACTCTATGTAACTAAAATAACATTTCAATacaatatttctttctttattttaacatggtatcagagtctTATTATCGTTTTTAAGTCAATCAAATGATAGTCTTCCgttgcctccatcaatggttattTAGTCATTGATTGAGGgctctaataatttattattaatattatttttgtcgaTGGTCTTAAGCAACTTATCCAGAGTTTTGAATTTCGTTTGAGTGGATTGTTTTCGTCCAGTTGGATTGGGGTTTTTGGTGGCTTGGTGAAAATGATTTGGTTGATTTTGTTCTTGAGCGATGAGGGTAACTTGAACAAATCGAAAGTTGATTTGGTTGAATTAAATGGTTTAGAAGAAAGTTGGTTTTATTATTAGTCTTGGAGGAGAGGAAATCAGAAGTGAATTTTTGAAGCTTAGTTTGATTGGTCTTGGTTTGGTTGTTGTTGAGAATAATGAGTTGAACTTGGTTTGGTTTCTCTATGTTTTTGAAGTTTGGTTTAATtggtttttgttgttttgttgagAATAAGGAGTTGAATTTGTTTTGGTTTTTCCTTATTGTTTGTGAAACTTAGTTTGATTGGTCTTGGTTTTGGTTGTTAtggagttgaatttggtttgggtTTTCCCTATGTTTGTAaaacttggtttgattggttttggttttgattTTTGAGAATAGGGATTTAAATTTGGTTTGGTTGTTAATTTTGGTTGGTCTGAATCGAAGAAAAACTGTTTTTTGAGTGGATGGTTAATggattgagagagaaaaaaatgaagagaagaagattaaaaaTGATGAGAAACTTCTTGTTGTTCGCGCTATCGTTTTCCTGTCAAActctcaatatttattattgttgcATCGTGAGTTTGAGAGgggatattaaaatataatataatatatgtgtaagatattatcacaatattataaactgtgataatatcaatattatattatattatattatattagttttcttatataattattataatgtctatataatagacataacttatatatctaatataacaattcaatacaatctttttctctttattttaataaaaatgatatttaattaacttacatgtaaaaaggtaaTTAGTCTTACATGTAAAAGGTAAAGATAGGATTGTTCGATTGTTTTTTTacctaataattttaaaacaatatttaattaataccCTAAATTACATCATaaataatgttgaaaaaaatgattgCATCTAGATCATAGACTCGAGAATTAGTTCACATAGTTACAAAAATAGAAATTGCATGaaagaaataagaaaattaCTAAGTCAATCCAGCTCTACTTACCTTATTGGAAATAGTAAGACTATTAAAGACATAGGAACAGTTCagttgaataaaaaattatgtcacAAGGATATTTTCTAGCTAGAATTATGGAGAATGATAACAAAAAAGTGTAATGAAGAGGGTAAAAGAAGCTAAAGAAAGGTGTTCGGCAGATAGGAAAagtttggaaagaaaaaaagtttaaGACGTAGTTGAATTTTGTAGATCTAAGGGTTAGCTAGGTTAAAGGTTGAAATCCACTCTTACTACAATTTAGaacatgtttatttaaaaatgagttttataaaaaaatatggattAAGAATGCATGTAATATGTTGATggtaaattttgaaatagtttgataaATTGACAGTTTAGGATATATGATTCTAAAATagattttgataaaatgatagTTTATGATAGCTGATTTTAAAATGGTTTTGataaaatgatgattttaaAATGGTTTTGATAAAATGATGGTTTATGATAGaggattttaaaataagtttttgatCAAATAATGGTTTATGATAGATGATTTTGAAATGGTTGTGATAAAATGATGATTTGTGATAAATGATTTTCAAGTAATTTGTTATGGCTTATTATTTCAACATTGAAATGGAATACGGTATACTTGGACTTGAAAATGTAGTTTTACATAATTATGACAATTGGACTATTTTTATTACTTGTTTATCTAATAATGAACTATTTGTATTACTTGTTTATCTAATAATGAACTATTTCTGTCTCGAGTGTCGCTTATACCGGTTAATGCGTCAACGCAAGACCTTTATGTCTTGGTTGATGATTATTGCGTCAATGCAAGACTTTCATGTATTGGTTGATGGCTATTGACCCTAGTCTTGATTGATGAATATTGCGTCTATACAAGACTTTCATATCTTGATAGATGACTTATTACAATATTATAGATATTACAGGACTatcttgattatatatatatatatatatatataactttgtGATAAGAATTTCTACATCTATTTAAGAATTGGTTTCTATCaagttatatatgatttttgatATAGATGTAGAAAGACGTGATATTTTTAATGGGCGTGTTTAGCTCATCAATTTAAATGGATTccttttagataaaaaaaaatgattagtcaGGAGGACGATTAGAAAGAATACGGTATATATTAGACTAGCTGGTAAAGAAGTTTAACTCTCTATTTTGTATTAGTACATATGCATAGAGGATGTACAAATtggaaaatataatttttgtaagaATGTGATATGGTCatcatttattttgattatgtaAGTTTGAAAACTTTTGATGATAAATAAAGGTCTTAGTTTATCATGTcaatgcttaatttttttttgttagccTAGAATGTTATGTATGGATTGACATACATCGACTGCACGCCTCATTTGTTCGATTCGGGTCGTGACAAAAATTGCacattttattctaaaaattgtttttaCAGGACCATAAACAGGGACTTGTGATGGGAACTGGAAAAGGATTCACAATTTATATTTCTATGGATACATTAAATAACCTTTATGTTGTTTTCACACAACAAAGAAATTAATTGTGGGTGATAAGTTTGACACAAGAAATAGATGAAGGGCCAAAGTTTTATACTTTTGGTTATCAGCTAATAAGAACGGGAATAACACACACTATTCAAGTGTCTCTCTGTTTCAAATTTCAGTTGGTGTTCTTCTCTCTTGCGGATTCTGTAAAACCCTAGTTCGTCAATGTGTTAAAACTCAAAAGATTCATGGAAtaccttaaaaatatatattatcataaaaaaacaGTACAAATGAACCCAAAAAGAATCAGATAGACCTCAGCTTTGTAGAGGTTTTGGTTGCATATATCGGAAATGGACCAAGAGAAGACCAAATCAATCAAGAATTTCTCGTCCATATTCATCCTGCTGTCTCCTATACAACAATAACAAATGAACATGAACATGAATCAGTATCGTTAATATGATGAtcatcattcattcattcatcagCACCTACAGACAGATCATAGAGACAAAGAGAGTATTTTACCAGGCCGTAAAGCGAAGGAGAAAACTGTAATGATCGAGTATATAATATATGCAAATCAATAACGACCGGACTAGAGTATGATTCTACTACATTTGCTTTATAATAATGAATCCCCCAAGGCTTGGTTTTCTTTACTAGCCCTAATCCCAATCTAATCTAGAGATAATTTCAGTGCGTTCTGTAGCTCTGACATTAACTTCTACcgtcattcttcagcctgtttGATGCCGTTGatatttggaaaataatttatattttatttcttttcaagcatttaaatattagttaggtttctaattcaatttcaaatattcaatcagtaacaattattaaaaaataaatgaatagatTTAGGGCTAGTTTCATTCAGCTTATTAACGCTAACTTATTCAGCTTATTCTCTAGTatgttttatatgattttagcttatttaatagttaagtCTGGGTATGTTTGATTCAATTTATGcgcaacttatttattttttatattttttatatttataatattatttaatattatatatatatatataatgttatatatatttattaatttaattttaaatattaatatattatttaaatttaaaatagtatatatttcaaaataaattatattaatatattaaatttataaattttttttgttaatatataattttaaatattaataaatgacttaaattaaaaaacaatatattttatattaaatgatataaataaagaaagtaatttattattattatatataattttcaccTTTAAACTccttttttatctaatttttcaattgttcatttattttcgAATTCCCTTATTCTATTCCTATTTgtattatcatttatttcaatttatatatatatacttttaaacaaataagactagtttaatttctaaaattataattataaaaaaaaaataacattatatttatatttcatattttacttaattattatatatattaagatacatattataattaataaataaaaatatatttaaatatatgttttttattataataattttatataaatatataaaaatattataaatatatgaaatagataagagataatgaataaaataattagaaatatattaaatagatgagagagaatgaaaaaaatgattagaaatgaatgaaatagatgaaagagtgaataaaaaaatatttaaacgcTGAGGAgggaggtagagagaaaattgtgtttaggtagagagaaaattgtgtttaaacgcaaaagtgtgtttgattataattttttgcgtGATTTATTACGCAAATGTCCTCGTAAGCTGCTTATAAACACATAATCAAACGAATCCTTAATTTAAaggattatatttatattttttactggAACAATAACATGTCAATAtctatcatattaattaatgaatgcCGATCAGTACAAAAATCGTCAGTATCTATCACAtctgaaaaattcaaaatctttgaatattatatgaatatttaaataaattataattaattatattttggttagttttatgagatacaaataaaataaaacaaaacaaaacaaaattggGAGAATAAGAGCATTTTGGGAATTGATGGTGATTTCAAAATGTATATTAAGGTTGGATATATTTTCCACACTccctctatttaaaatatataataaataaataattttcatctCTAGTAAATTCAGTTATTTaactatcatttttaatattccATAGCTTATTTGGAGGTTATTTTTTCACGTAGAGTTGAGATGAGTTATAATAAGGTTgaagataaaaatgaaaatctatattaaaaaaactatttaaaaaaacaaaaaaatttagcaacttttttttctttctaaatctATACACCAACCAAATTATTGATTTGAcacatttattaatttacatatttgtaagtaaaaaaattattggagAAGAATTTGAAAAGAGAATAGCATAAGAAAggatataattataataattttttaaaaaataaaatattttttctctattcTACCTTCTCATACATTTTGTTTCAAGTCAATAAGTGAGTGATGTAAGTCTTCTCCAAATTTCCTCTCATtgttactcttttatatatattcattttttttatttaatttatcaaaatactCGCGATCTCTCTAAAATCTAATAAGTAACtcacaaattaataaattatatatatatatagtaaactTATTagttgtttaattatttatatataatatatataattaaaattaataatacataattaaaaataaattaaaattaaaatattatatattaaaataatatatattatataaatattaaaataacaaacatattttatcttatttaattttataaatataatatataattaaaattaaatatactaaattaaataattcaaataaatatacattacaTATCCCTTAAAATAATTGTATGAATAAAATTGTCTAACAAAGAAattcttaatttcctaatttgaatttttagatttaattttaattatatatattatatttataaattaaataaaaaaattaaataattcaaataaatacaaattacataaatgttaaaataaaatacataaagataaaataaaattgtatgaataaaattaaattacaatgcattttattttatttagtataatatttattttaatttataatattttatttagagtaCATTTAATTcaatactttaaaattataagtttaatttttattatatttataaaattaattaaagataaaaataaataattcaaataaatatacataaacataaagataaaataagctttattttaatttatgtaagGTAATTTCGTAACATTGGGAATTCCCTTATGTAGCTTAGCACGTCTAGATGACACATGGCAACACGAGGATCACTGAGTGACTTGAGGTTCGATGTGTTTCAACTTTAGTTTGCATGTCAAtcgtcttttaaaaaaaaacattatttaatttttttttaaaatacctaGGAGCTTTAAAATTAAtcctataaaaataattaattttattcaaattttaataatttggggccaaataacaatttaattaaaactcaGTTTAAATTAACCAAACataattaatctaaaaaattatttatttgaaaacatagtcgccaaatgattttagGAAAATCAGTAAAAGGTACGTatataaacgtactttatactagagtttctataaAGAGTTTAATTTTTGGTTACGCTC from Impatiens glandulifera chromosome 5, dImpGla2.1, whole genome shotgun sequence includes:
- the LOC124939284 gene encoding probable helicase senataxin — translated: MNMDEKFLIDLVFSWSISDICNQNLYKAEVYLILFGFICTVIEIPKTFSSVKEYLDSFKMPLIEEMHADLSSSIKTLSNVPVRRIFSIEKKSNKEKKREKKKARRESFVKEEEEEQESKQNIYDILYPNGSEILEEDKKYVLYEPKVGDLFAITEVYPNFINDLSGRKMPFTLGLVQHKAPNHMPNCISILASNIINLDRIHYNSLFVVYLTNMNTNMRIWSSLHTSNTERQKILKNVLHIDPSSSDHCNSCCSDFEEKQSNSIPLARILLNSFDLDDSQKAAVLECIARRDCQYSNSVKLIWGPPGTGKTKTVASLLYVLQRLKCRTLTCAPTNIAVVGVASRLMDLFRDELPLDAYRLGDIVLFGNFEKMKIRDHDELFHVFLDNRVLVLSRCLDPRTGWVGSARSFINLVEDPQEAYRRHLATRQKKIEDNKLNMKTGKDVFVSTMKEVHSMIRERILLMKKKRWQFMRKELYYYNDVQAMPFEEFFVKQFNSIRNSLIMHIVSLYTHYPTSLITSDTVEKMIRLVELLSSIQDQDLRKEANFLVMECVEILKNLQELKLLKGVSVKSLRGLCMKNAVLLFCTASSSCNLQSQENMPLELLVVDEAAQLKECESTIPLQLIGLKHAILIGDDKQLPAMVQSEISNKAKMGRSLFERMVILGMPKHLLNIQYRMHPSISLFPNKQFYQAKLLNGPNVIKRQYEKHFLEGPMFGSYSFIDIRDGKEDFGGHSSKNMVEVAVVAEIVERLHKASVASKQKISIGCISPYKAQVIAIQNRLEIWYDNYRNFSVKVRSVDDFQGGEEDLIIISTVRCNVKGSIGFLSNCQRANVALTRARYGMWILGNAATLINSGSIWRNLIVDAKERGCYFNALDNNNLSNAIQSSLIELDNLNLLFKSDSPLFQGGKWKVHFSDDFLQTMSRKNNYGHCKEVISLLKRLSTGWRLPSPNPNINGTCNSEFLEMYNVNKGSLVLVWSVNVIRKDSRFIQVMQVWDVLAPHKIPDLAKKLEVGVFRNYTVGMMSRCKTLRKDGELVVPATWLANSSAADSKISSPLVHEDISEIPHRLKNEKTLILSPSKNRFNKRMRFQPYSKG